In Brassica napus cultivar Da-Ae unplaced genomic scaffold, Da-Ae ScsIHWf_834;HRSCAF=1189, whole genome shotgun sequence, the genomic stretch gaagaagtTGGTGTAATAAATTACTAATACAGATTTGTTCTGTTGAATGGTTTGTCTAATAATTTATACATCACATATTCTCATATTTACTGTTAAAGGCATCTGAATgacataaaatttttaaaaacgactgaTCAAAGGACATGGTCAAGTCAAATTAAAAAACGcataaaaaacaatgaaaatgtCTGCATGTAGCTTATTTAGTCACCCCTCTTTCTCTTTTGACTCAACTTCAGAATTTGAACTAAACTTGgaacataatcataaaaaacATCTATGGCTTCTCCATTCACTTGTTTTACTTCCTTATCCTCCCCAACAACGTATACCCTCCCTGATTCTTTCAATTTCTCATCCTCCTCCCCAACAACGCACAGGTCTGGAATATATAAACTCTCACAACACAAGAAGACTTTCTTCTCATCGTCGAACAAAAAACTTACGATATTTACCAACCAATCACGTTTCCATTTATCCATTGTGAAGACCTTGTTCCACTCATCAATCTTATTTGTTACCCATATCTCTCTACTCAACGTATCTGAGGGTAGTAATAGCACCGAAAGTTTCTCTTCTCCAACAACTGATAGAGAAATAGTCGAAATACCAGATCTATAATAGGGAAGACGCATACGTACTCCAAATCTCTCTTGTGTATAATCAAAACTGACTAACACCATGGTTCTCTCTTTTTTATCCCAAGTAACCCAATACGTCTTTCCCCTCCATGACACGGCGTCCGAAAACCTAGTTAAGTTGTAGTCATTAGTGACGTCTAGAATCCTCCATGAATTACATCCAAACTCATAGATTTCGAATCTTGCCTTGTCCTCATATTCATCGCATCTCAATATTTTGTAGCTAATATTGTTGGATTTGATGTCTTGGTAGGATCCAAGAGTATAGGTGTCGGTCATCTTGTGACGATTACCGGGTTTGATCCACCTGGCTTGACGTGTACAAGGGTTACAAACCACTAGTCCAGTCTTTTTTTGGTTAGTGCATAATAATAAGCCGTCGCAGTGGAAGACTTCAGAAATTACGAattgtttataaatataaacaggGTCGGTTAGTCTGATCTCATCTATGACCTCTATAGATGGGCATCCATTGACTCTCAACGAACAAATCTTCAATCTACCTAAAAACCCGAAGAGAACCTGAGACTGCTTTGGAGCTTTACGAAAGTGTTTCTCCGTGAATCCCTGGTCTTTCAATAAAGCGTTCCATCGTTTGCAAGTAGTTCGAAACCGTTTCAGAGATGCCGCTGGGACGCGAGAGAGTATCTCCTCTATCAAATCCTCAGGAAGGTCCGACATATGTATCATTGATCTCCTAAAGGAAGAAGGTGCCGCTGGCTTTGACTGCTCTTTAGGGTTTTTGCGGTATACTTCACGTTTGCTTCCTTCTGActctaaataaatatattgaaaaattatattattatttttttttctttttcttttcagaatgtaaaattattattcaacaaaaaaaaaggcctTTTTACAAGCCTTTTTATCGTTTTGAGGAAGGTGTTCAATTTGGAAttcagtttggttttggttttggttttgttttttggttttcggttttcggtttgtaacatgactgtttttttttttaatgtgtctTTCTTAGCTAAATCAGGAATGAAAATACTACAGTGATAGTGCACGTTTCCTCTAGAAAACGATACCTACAAGTGGGAAGGAGAGCAAGCCTAAAGTTGTTGCAGCTTGGAGGATTAGTCAGAAGTTGTAGACCTGCGACGATGCAGGTGTATATGAAGCTATTCGAGGTTATGATTGGCCGCTCATCAGGTAGCACTATGGAGTATTACATGATACTTCTTAAAATAAAAGCTAATGGCAAATTAtcttgtgagtgtgaaatgAAACCGTTTTGGAGAATGAATAAAATGCTATATTCTCTAAGTACACTCATAATTAATCAAGCATGTTCACGGCCAAAATAAACCCAATAAAAAACCTAGTTGTATGAGAAAATGAGATGTGTTTTAGCTATTATCTCGATTTACGTCAAAAGTCTGAGGGGTTCAAGACATTATGTTTACCACCTTTTCAAGTAAGTCTAATAACTATTAACAATGATTGGTTCAAAGCTGGAAAAATGCTACAAACTTTTCATACAGTGGATTTTTTTCTTGTACTCTCAAAAATTCTTCTGAGTTTTGTCTAGGAAATCAAGTATGTCAAGTCTATCGAGTTGTCATGTGTCTAGATTGAGTTCTATTCATGTGGAGGATTGTTAGAACTCGTTTTTGACGAAATGGTTTTAGACCATTTGCCGGTATGTTTCCATGCGGGACGTTCGTAAAGCACTATCACTATGAAATAGTGTAATCACATGTCAAAATTAGAGTGGTTGTGAATAAGAAATGAAGATCCAAAGTGGATTggatgtaaaatttaaaatgaaacatttataaaatatcccATTGGAATATAAAGTGAAAAAGGAGATATATGGACCAGACTAGAGTTTTGGGATTTGAAAATGGGCTTGGAGTCTAAAAGATTAATAATTCTTTTTACCAAAaatcattttcaaatttattgttgAACAAGTCAACAaatatctttcttctttatgtaagtttttgtgatttaaagtGCATGGATTATTttttatgttacaaaaaaataattatgactTTAGAGAATGAATTCTCATTAATACAAAAGATTTCTTGCACTTTATGGAAAAATAAAGGGATAATTTGAAAAGTATCCTATTTATGacttcaattttaaaaaaaatacacttgttttttttttttttgttgcgcAAGGAATGAAGGAACTTGTGTGTTATAGAGATACTAGGTGGATCGCCCGCACGCATGTGCGGGTACTTATGTTACATGTATATAGTTAATATAAAAGATTTGATGTtacatattgatatatatactaTGTTCATATGAACAAAGGATACATTAGAACGTTTAGAAAACGATCACATTTAACACTAATCttaaaacatcagaaaaatataattgagaaaaaatcaatatttcacGTATAACCCCAATAAAAAAATCAgccatgaaatataaaagagagattTAAATTACCTGAGATTTATTATCATTGGTTTCATTGTAACAGCATAGATGATTTACGGTTTCCTTCTCTAAGCTTTGAGTCAGAAAAGAGGtaattctaacaaaaatattgaaagataacaaattatataattgataggacaacatcaatgagtttcaaagtttttaaaaagcttTAAGATTACCTTTGGCTCTCAGACGTACCGAAGAAGATCacgcacaataaataaattgcacttgattagcatacatatcttatattatattcttgataagtgatttaactttataaaataaaaaattacctttttcgAAAGGGATGATCAGTTCCTGGATAAACAGGGTCGTCTCTTTTTGTTAGTTGAATGACTACTGATGCAAAAATATAGATAGAGATACAACATGGAGAGgaagagaacaaaaataaacggagaagaATAATCCCCAATAAAATTACCAGTAATGGTGTTCCAGTCTATGAGTTACTTATTGATTATCATACACCTGCGCAAGATCACAAAagtagaatttaaattataacgatcaaaaacatatgaaaacttaAGAGATAGATGCGTGAAACTAATGTGGGTGGTGcgatatttatatagaaaattagtTTAAGTTTCTAAATGACCTAGTTTTCAAGAGAAACAATGAGATATAATATcctctaataaattttaattcagcCATGAGATAAAATATcttctaataaatttttaaaaatattctggttataatatatacataattttgatAACTCAaatcttgttatatatatatatatatttaaataataaatgcaTGATATTAGGAAAGAATATATCTCGTCAGTTGATTGAAActggtttttgataaaacaaatcccactataaggatttaaataatagataataagaaaaaaataaggaattttaacgttaaaaccccccaactaagtttgttttagGCAAAAATgcccaaactaagtatttaacgaaaaaccccctaaactaattttatttaatgaattaaactctGATAGGTCATAATTCCTATTACTACcagtaaatatttagtttaggggtttcaacactaagtaaacatagttgaggaattttaccattaaaatgaaaaaaattcaaaatattgtaataggaggatacatttttaaaatacattttataaattaatgtataagctTCTATCAATGACTTAGAacctcttataataatttaaaatgtctgatttttataaatgtatttataattttataaatgtatttataattttatagatgtatttataattttataaatgtatttataattttataaatgtatttataattttataaatgtatttataattttataaatgatttataaagcatgcaTTGAATTACTAGACATTAGtagttattatgatactttatatacaaatataattctttttatacgaatataaaatcattatatcaattcaaataaacacttttgtgtattattttatgtaatttataaataaataaaaaaattgatcgcattattactctttcatagtttcaacaattagttaccataaataattatttctaatattatgtagattatttggaaagtggtaattgaattatcctttccttttagatataattataataaataaaattaaaaatcatcagtcaatcaaattataacaatttgaagagttcatttatgatcaacacgtaataaaaaatcacttatgtgacttctcaatcaatatatagtaggatttatatttttataaataatttataacattatataaataattttaaaattctgataaatttattctgtaaataacgataaataatttaaaaatcatattaataaacatgtttggattttgtaatatttaaaatagttattatataattatattcgaaaacaattcatcaagtagaatataaaactattataattatcttatataaaaatttgttcattatattttatagtttataaatattaaaagtaataaaatataacattattaatctttctataatttcgagaTTTAGTtgccataaattgttatttgtaatattctttagattatatggcaagtgatgttaaatgtttttagacttaccttaaatttttagatctaatttaaataaataaaaattaaaaacaatcgaccaatcaaattataataatttgtttgaaacttcacctatgaaCGACACGTCatcagaaatcactaaagtgacttctcttttaatgtataggggatggtttttccttttttttcagtTAGCTTAGGATTAGGGCTTAGGAAAGTGATGAGAAATTACATTATCAAGAAGGAAATAAGCTACGGTCTttccttataaatattttgtgatattattattattattatcggatattaatagtttttatcatgaaaagataacattATGATAAATATGCTAGGATTTTTCATGGGTTAATTTGCGTACTAGCCATAAATCAAGACTAAATTAAATAAGTAACCTTGATTTTGACGTTATTTAGTGTCAGACATTTCATACACAAACTATCCGGTTTTGACCCTTACCTTAACAGGTAACCAGTTACGAGTGATAGTACGTGACGTCTTGCGTTGTGTGAGAACCACATActgaaatacaaaaaaaaataataagaacgAAAGAGAAAATGTTTTTACAGTTTACATTTTTGACAGTAAATAATTTTAAGGTAATATTTTTGAACTTCTATGATGACATCGAAGTGTGTACTTCTTACCCAACCTGAACCTGAATCCAACATAAACTAAACTGAAAAACAGTATTTTCCATTCCATCTGTATAGTATAAAAACGAATAAAGCCATTCTATACAGAATAGCCGACATATTCTACTTCATATTACAAAAGTTGTTTAGGgaatactaaaccctaactGGGAATACTAAACCTTAACTTCTGATTTGTAAACCATACACACATTTTAATGATATAGGTTAATGATTATAAATGTGTGTTATAGAGTTACATACATATTTGCACCGTCCATTACGATTATGAGAACACTTCTAGACTATATACAATGtactatttaaaatgatactatGTGCATACTAGAGCCAAGATTGAGCAACATGAAATACAAAGCTAATAGGGATGGTAATAGAACACTTAGcagtaaacactaaacccaagttaagaaaatataaacccaATCCATAGGCAACCCAAATCTTCAGAAAATTAAATCCACATGCCATAATACTGGAGACATGTATTTACATTCCTCATGAGCCACATGAAATACAAAGCTAATGGGGATGGTAATAGAAAACTTGAtagtaaacactaaacccaagttagagaaatataaaccCCAACACATAGGGAACCCAGATCTTTGTGAAATTAAATCTACCTGCCATAATACTGGAGACATGTATTTACATTCCTCTTGAGCAACATGAAATACAAAGCTAATAGGGCTGGTAATTAAACACTTGACATTAAACACTAAACCTAAGTTAGGAAAATATAAAACTCAATCCATCATAGGTAACCCAAATCTTCAGAAAACTAAATCCACTTGACAGCAAAGCCTGTCTCAAACAACCTACTTGGAAGGTCTAATTTTTCCAAACCAAAcctgaaaaatgaaaaataagagAGGCGAAGAGTGAGGACGGTTCACACTgtaatattaaatatagaaataaattatgagtcaaatcaaataaaatgacTAACGAATGGAAAGACATATGATGTAAAAGCATGATTCCATGTAAACTGGAATAATGTAAACCTTATACTATTCTACTTGACATGACATATATCAACGAGATATACTGATACAGACATACGATGAAACATCTATGTATTGCAGATGCTATTCCACAAAATAATAGATATTTCTGCACCATGAACTATGCACCGCAGAGACGAAAACCCCAATTCAAGCAGAACATCAGAGaggatccaaaaataaaattagataaGCAGAGAAGAAGTTTTAATAACCAGAATCGACGGAAAAACACTGAGAACTTACAGGACTATCAAAGATCTCAGAAGAATCGAGTTGGTGAAGTTGGAAAGGTCGGCTGTGCTACTACCCGCCGCCGAAACCGTAATGCAAAACCCAACCGCCGAACCCTAACGGCGAACACGATTAAAAGGGAGGACGACCGAGATGAAAATTGGATTGCATGTAGAGGCGAGGCGTTGGAGCAGATCGGAGGCCTTTCGACTTCGAGAAATTGCCGAAGaaagtgagaagaagaagatgtgattCGGATGAAGACACGATTTACCTTTGTgcagttaaattttttttttaattaatttttgtagcAGGTGCAGCCGGTTAATTAAAAGGGTAATACTgtattattatgtatatataacacCGTGTATCTGTTCGTTAGGTAAAATAGCTACTCTGTTAATTATCGTTTTTTTCGTTGCCATACACCCCAATTCCCCATTTTTCATTGTATTATTTTTCTTGTACTAGTGTGAAAAAAACACGTTTTCACAAACTATGAAACGGATTTAAAGGAAACTAAACGTCGGATCCTAAAGTATGGTGGATAAGAAAACTAGACTAGACATCAAATATGTACATGAAGAAAAATTGCtccaacaaatatatataaaaaaaaaatacatgaagaGAATTAAACAAACTGCAGAGTTCGTAAACTTTGATGATTCCAAGTATGAAACCTTTAAAAAGGTATGTTCACTTGTCAAATAAAATCAAACTCCAAGCGCCTCTCCAAGGGTTTTAAACTTGAACAAGTGTTGTTGCGTTTCATGAGTAAGGGGCTGGTAGAAGAAGAATTTGAAAATGAATGTTCTTCCTCACTTGACAGGAGAGTCCGAGGACATCTATGAAATGGAGAGTCGTTTTCTTGTTTGCGCCGTGAGGCTGGTGATCTTCTTCTGGAGATAATGGAAGGTGTGTTCTCGAAAGTACTCGCAGCCATTTTCCATCTCCCTATGATCTCCCTCACTTCTTGTCCAGCGCTGCTGCTCTGTGGGGTTTCCGGACTCAATGGAACTTTTACACAAGACGGAGTTGTTAATGTGGAGTTAACCATACATTCTTGTGGTGATGGTCATCTGAAGAAGGTGTTATTGATATTTCAACCTTGCTATTGCGTCTTAACCAATCAGATTCTAGCGATGATGAGATTGTTGATTCTTCATCCCCTTTAAGAGAGTTTATGGATGAAGACGTGTTCCTCCAATTCATGGGCTCTAGAGTTAATTCCAGTGAATACCTTTGAGGACTCTTGGCAGCTTTCTCGATTTCCATCATGTTGCTTTGATTGACAAAGCTAGACTCAGAACCACAAGGTCCATGACCAGACAAGGGGCTACTAGTAACAAGGTGTTCCGATATCCTCTTAAGTGAGCAATTCCAGTGGTTCTTGATATTATTCTCTGTCCTGTGAAATTTCATGACcaatatttttcaagaaaaagcgAACAAATTGCCAAGATCCACAACTGTCTATCAAAATCAGACAAAGCTGATCATATATCTGAGTTCTAAGGACAAACCTTCCAGGCAAGAGCTTGGCAATCTCGGCCCACTTATTGCCTTGATCTCTTTGTGCCTGAACCAGAATCAGTTCCTCTTCTCTAGTCCACGGAGTCTTTTTGATAGTCGGATTTAGATGATTATGCCACCTATATAACATGCAAATATATAGTAAGCTTTAATTTTATGGGGTAAACGTGGAGTTGTAcgtgaaaaggaaaaaaacatacCTTTCACGACATTGCTTGCTTGCCAATGCGACCAGGGAGTTGCTTGGATATTTTGGACCATTTAGGCTTATCATTCTCAATAAAGACATTAACCAATTCACTCAAGAGATCATCTTCCTAAAAATAACAAGAGAAATTTATATGATCGtcagcaaaaaaaaaggaattagTAGGAGGAAAGGATATCAAGAAAAGTTGATTACCTCTTTTCTCCAAGGTCCTTTGTTGAGGTTAGGATTAAGAACTTTTAGCCAACGGTGTTGACACTGGACATCAGTCTTCCTCTTGTCTTTTCTCCCGGGAACACACTCAGCTAATTAACCAAAAGACAAGagagaaacaaacatatatattggATAGGTGTACAAGAGTTTTTGAGAtgacaaaaccaaaatcaaaatatcaatTACCAATCTTTTTCCAATTCTTTCCTTTGTACCTCCACACACCATTCATCAAGAGTTTGTCCttcacaaaaagaaaacaaataagatGATGGAAATAAAGATTTTCACCAATCACACAAAGACTTCCACATGAAACAATTGACCTACCTGCTCTGGGGTCCATCCTCCTTTAGTTGATCTTCTGGTAGGACCACTTATTCTTCTGCATCTTTGACCAGACATGAAACATCAATAATCGAACACAACCTTGTTAActgatcacatatatatatgtatacagtTGTTCATACATACACACTGGAAGAAAGAAGATTAAGAAGAAGAACATACTCTTGAGAGTCAATTGCACAAGTAGGAGGAGTAACTTGGGCGCTGATATCAGACTTAGATCGAATCAAATGCTTAGATTCTGCCATTATTtctgaataaaaatatatggacGAAACCGTAACTAACGACGACAATCCACCAAATCCGAGGAGTTGCTAATAATTacatatcccttatatactaaagcacaagtcacttTGCCAATAAAATTGTGACAAATGGCATAGAAATTttacagtttaaaaaaaaaatcaaatgcaaaacttaaaaaaaaaacataaactacCTTTAAAGGTAACTGATTTCtatgtattctttttttttaatttacttttaaataaaaatcgtaACATCTATCCCACTACGTCCATCATCATCATTGTATCTGAACTGCTAATCTTTCTCAGTAGAGTAGTTCATTCACAGTGCCATAATTTAAGTTCATATTTACTTACacataaaagagagagagaaaaaaaaagagacaaaacagACACAAATGCAAATGCagatatggaagaagaagacatggaAAAAAAGCTTTTGATAAAAGGTAAACgcttttctattatttcattaCGAAAGGATCATATCGAACTGTTTTTTTACTGTACAATAGGTTTCACATCAAAAGGATGATTGAGAGCAATTTGATACATTTTCTCtatagttttaatatttcagatattcaaaaagaaaataggTTCATGTGTAGAGGCGAGAAGAACATAAAGCGTTGAAAAAGGCAAAATCAGTACTGCCAAGGGATGATGGGAGACAAA encodes the following:
- the LOC125606301 gene encoding probable F-box protein At5g47300 yields the protein MIHMSDLPEDLIEEILSRVPAASLKRFRTTCKRWNALLKDQGFTEKHFRKAPKQSQVLFGFLGRLKICSLRVNGCPSIEVIDEIRLTDPVYIYKQFVISEVFHCDGLLLCTNQKKTGLVVCNPCTRQARWIKPGNRHKMTDTYTLGSYQDIKSNNISYKILRCDEYEDKARFEIYEFGCNSWRILDVTNDYNLTRFSDAVSWRGKTYWVTWDKKERTMVLVSFDYTQERFGVRMRLPYYRSGISTISLSVVGEEKLSVLLLPSDTLSREIWVTNKIDEWNKVFTMDKWKRDWLVNIVSFLFDDEKKVFLCCESLYIPDLCVVGEEDEKLKESGRVYVVGEDKEVKQVNGEAIDVFYDYVPSLVQILKLSQKRKRGD